Proteins co-encoded in one Aerococcaceae bacterium DSM 111021 genomic window:
- a CDS encoding metal ABC transporter permease, whose product MMQILFILIIVALACSLLGSLLLMRSSLMVADAISHTILLGIVIAFYFTEDLSSPYLIIGATLFGILTVIAIDLLTKTGRMQNDAAIGLVFPLFFSIAVIIISKYYTNVHLDIDMVLLGQVELAPLRQIEVFSIHMPQALFVGLIILFINLLFILLSYNSLKIRLFDETFARTVGIQVALLDLVLMTLVSLTAVTSFESVGSILVIALMATPGMTARCFTNKFSTLLIGSAFIAVLNSITGYYIGIQLDTSISSMVAVTGFVTFLIVFLVTNIIMPKLRQKQIMINF is encoded by the coding sequence ATGATGCAAATATTATTCATACTAATTATTGTTGCTTTAGCATGTAGCTTACTTGGCTCTCTATTATTAATGCGGTCTAGTTTAATGGTGGCTGATGCAATATCACATACCATTTTACTAGGGATTGTGATTGCTTTTTACTTTACAGAAGACCTATCCTCACCTTATTTAATCATTGGTGCTACCCTGTTTGGTATTTTAACTGTCATAGCGATTGATTTATTGACTAAAACAGGTCGAATGCAAAATGATGCTGCAATCGGTTTGGTCTTCCCTTTGTTCTTTTCAATTGCCGTGATTATTATTTCTAAATATTATACGAATGTTCATCTCGATATTGATATGGTTCTATTGGGTCAAGTTGAACTGGCTCCGTTACGTCAAATAGAAGTCTTTTCAATTCATATGCCCCAAGCATTATTTGTCGGGCTTATCATATTATTCATTAATTTATTATTCATTTTACTCTCTTATAATTCTTTGAAGATACGCTTATTTGATGAAACATTTGCCCGAACAGTCGGTATTCAAGTTGCGTTATTGGATTTGGTCTTGATGACTCTTGTTTCTCTCACAGCAGTTACTTCATTTGAAAGTGTCGGATCTATCTTAGTCATCGCCCTCATGGCCACACCTGGGATGACTGCAAGATGCTTTACCAATAAATTCAGTACACTTCTAATCGGTTCTGCTTTTATTGCTGTTTTGAACTCAATCACTGGTTACTATATTGGGATTCAATTGGATACATCTATTTCAAGTATGGTAGCAGTAACAGGTTTTGTTACATTCTTAATAGTTTTTTTAGTAACAAACATTATCATGCCAAAGCTGAGACAAAAACAAATAATGATTAATTTTTGA
- the ftsY gene encoding signal recognition particle-docking protein FtsY, translated as MGIFDRIKRAFTGEDQVVKEELKEKDTEIVFDKYDKGMEKTRKNFSERIADLFTSFREIDEDFYEDLEEAFIGADVGFNMTIALTDAIRDAIEEENVSRADDVKRVVLEQMVNIYEKNESGTVAIKENPAGPTVILFVGVNGVGKTTSVGKIGYNLKQEGKKVLMAAGDTFRAGAIEQLNVWGERLDIPVVSGLANSDPASVVFDAVKRANDENYDYLLVDTAGRLQTKANLMEELAKMKRIIERENPNGVQEVLLVLDATTGQNALIQAKQFNEATEITGLVLTKLDGTAKGGVVLSIRYDLDIPVKYIGLGEQATDLQQFDPEQYMYNLVRDVIEVKE; from the coding sequence ATGGGGATTTTTGATCGTATAAAACGTGCCTTTACTGGGGAAGACCAAGTTGTCAAAGAAGAGCTAAAAGAAAAAGATACCGAGATAGTTTTCGATAAGTATGACAAGGGAATGGAAAAGACACGTAAAAACTTTTCAGAACGTATCGCTGATTTATTTACTAGTTTTAGAGAAATTGATGAAGATTTTTATGAGGATCTAGAGGAAGCTTTTATTGGTGCTGATGTTGGCTTTAATATGACAATTGCTCTGACAGATGCTATCCGTGATGCAATTGAGGAAGAAAATGTTAGCCGTGCTGATGATGTTAAGCGTGTTGTCTTAGAGCAAATGGTTAATATTTATGAGAAAAATGAATCAGGAACAGTCGCAATTAAAGAAAATCCTGCTGGACCAACTGTCATTCTTTTTGTCGGGGTTAATGGCGTTGGGAAAACAACGTCGGTCGGTAAAATTGGATACAACTTGAAACAAGAAGGTAAAAAAGTTTTAATGGCAGCTGGAGATACTTTCCGTGCAGGTGCCATTGAGCAGTTAAATGTATGGGGAGAACGTTTGGATATCCCCGTTGTTTCAGGATTAGCTAATAGTGATCCAGCCTCAGTTGTTTTTGATGCCGTTAAACGTGCAAATGATGAGAACTACGATTACTTGTTAGTAGATACTGCTGGTAGATTGCAGACTAAGGCTAACTTAATGGAAGAGTTAGCAAAAATGAAGCGAATTATTGAACGCGAAAATCCTAATGGTGTTCAAGAAGTTTTATTAGTCTTAGATGCAACAACTGGACAAAACGCACTTATTCAAGCAAAACAATTCAATGAAGCCACTGAAATTACTGGTTTAGTTCTGACTAAGCTAGATGGAACTGCTAAAGGTGGAGTTGTTCTCTCAATTCGTTATGATTTAGATATTCCAGTTAAATATATTGGTCTTGGAGAACAAGCCACTGACTTGCAACAATTCGATCCAGAACAATATATGTATAATTTAGTTCGCGATGTCATAGAAGTTAAAGAATAA
- a CDS encoding HAD family phosphatase → MIKLIAIDLDGTLLRTDKSLSEENIKAVRYAQSKDVKVVLCTGRPYLAMKDFAENIGFDGDDEYLVVFNGSQVIKANTGEVVVNDVIETSDLKRWYKETERLNLPLNPIDSEWVYDPLKYPDGRESTYTTPAPRKAVNYHDFKEGHTFNKFVICSDEYHLHEQLPNISKALMEKYQTVLSHPFQLEIGKLNVNKGNALKQLGRKLDIKPEEMMTIGDQNNDQTMIDMAGYGIAMGNAVKEIKESADYVTDTNDNDGVAKAIYHFIK, encoded by the coding sequence ATGATAAAATTAATTGCGATAGATTTAGACGGAACTTTATTAAGAACAGATAAGTCACTATCTGAGGAGAATATTAAAGCTGTACGTTATGCACAATCTAAAGATGTAAAAGTGGTTCTGTGTACAGGAAGACCTTACTTAGCTATGAAGGATTTTGCTGAAAATATTGGTTTCGATGGTGATGATGAATATTTGGTTGTGTTTAATGGTAGTCAAGTTATAAAAGCGAACACAGGTGAAGTCGTCGTAAATGATGTCATTGAAACGAGCGATTTAAAACGATGGTATAAAGAAACTGAGCGTTTGAACTTGCCGTTAAATCCAATTGATTCAGAATGGGTATATGATCCATTGAAATACCCGGACGGAAGAGAATCGACTTATACGACGCCAGCGCCTAGAAAAGCGGTAAATTATCATGATTTTAAAGAAGGGCATACGTTTAATAAATTTGTCATTTGTTCTGACGAGTACCATTTACATGAACAATTACCAAATATTAGTAAAGCTTTAATGGAAAAGTATCAAACAGTCTTATCACATCCATTTCAATTAGAGATAGGTAAGTTAAATGTAAATAAAGGAAATGCATTAAAGCAATTGGGACGAAAATTAGATATTAAACCAGAGGAAATGATGACTATTGGTGATCAGAACAATGACCAAACGATGATTGACATGGCTGGTTATGGTATTGCTATGGGTAATGCAGTTAAAGAAATTAAAGAAAGTGCAGATTATGTAACGGATACTAATGATAACGACGGTGTTGCAAAAGCGATTTACCATTTTATAAAATAA
- the smc gene encoding chromosome segregation protein SMC — MYLSRVEMTGFKSFADKTVIEFDEGMTAVVGPNGSGKSNLSEAIRWVLGEQSAKSLRGSRMEDVIFNGTQLRKPVNIAKVTLVLNNEDRYLDYDFSEISITRSYNRNGDSQYLINNEQVRLRDIVDLLLDSGLGKNSFSIISQGQVEQIFLSKPEERRTIFEEAAGVQKYQYRKTEAERRLHKSSDNLSRVKDIIHELELQLNPLRKQRETALLYTSKKEELKELEVSLYTHQIEDYQSGWEALEKQLEKIDITISNLIKQNDVLDHEINQAKTTQNKLIDGIDQNSDTYQELTSQVEKLKAQQQMIEKDIEYTKTEQQDKANIYEEQVSERLRLNQDITDNSTQLKTFQLNLKELIDELKEINKEIQISQGLDANQQDELRNEMLEYYQLEARSNNEIQQQKTVIERQRARKEQTVEELSSVSQKFSKLEAESKEAEDELNSFTGSQNEQRSLLQELTENNEILLNRRNELQQSLFNQERQTQSIETRLNSLKQMHENYTGYYAGVRAVMQQAKRLNGIEGTVADLINVEEAYQVAIDTALGGSMQHIVVSDDQAAREAVNYLKQQHAGRATFLPRPNIKPRYIQSFKLFQAQEMQGFIAVASELVKYDEQNENIVQNLLGSAIVAETLRDAQNIAKALGHAVKIVTLDGDVLMPGGSLTGGQQKQRQQSMLSRQNEIKQANDAYEEHRHNLQKIEQEWEQVSNDLAQNDQQLKEQRQQVNQTEGIYQRLFQSSQNAKQAFKQAKNQTIILKDTIRELDEDLLEATRTLEQAEKNLEQAKTSIIEVNRILEQHNLDEDARKKKLSELDEIRQEKTTQKAVLDVEIKQLKQTLSSLNNQHTVINDWIENYESSKTFGMASIEELHDNLEQTIESIALSEKESKKLQKQIQSDRLERQQLSDTIQEKELLFNKVQKESQQKYQQQAKLQAQIEKNQALIDNHLNHLNQEYQLTFEMAKKIAKPIESPKEINKVVKELRQFINKLGPINLQAIEDFDELNERFELLVEQEEDLLTAMGQLKDTMDEMDVEVTRRFSATFKLINEKFQKTFGRLFGGGEASLELTNPKDVLTTGVDIIAQPPGKKKQNLALLSGGERALTAIALLFAILEVKPVPFVILDEVEAALDDANVYRYGEYIKAFREQTQFIVITHRKGTMESADRLYGVTMERSGISKLASVKLSEADEALSE; from the coding sequence ATGTATCTTAGTAGAGTAGAAATGACAGGATTTAAGTCATTCGCTGATAAAACAGTTATCGAGTTTGATGAAGGGATGACTGCGGTAGTCGGACCTAATGGAAGTGGTAAGAGTAACCTTTCAGAAGCGATTAGATGGGTTTTAGGAGAGCAATCGGCGAAAAGTCTACGAGGAAGTCGTATGGAAGATGTTATCTTTAATGGAACTCAATTACGCAAACCAGTCAATATTGCTAAAGTAACCTTAGTTTTGAATAATGAGGATCGATATTTGGATTATGATTTTAGTGAAATAAGTATTACTCGCAGTTATAATCGAAATGGTGATAGCCAATATTTAATAAATAATGAGCAAGTACGACTAAGAGATATAGTTGATTTACTCCTAGATTCGGGATTAGGAAAGAATAGTTTTTCTATTATTTCTCAAGGACAGGTTGAACAGATATTTCTGAGTAAACCTGAAGAACGTCGTACGATTTTCGAAGAAGCTGCGGGAGTTCAAAAATATCAATATCGTAAAACTGAGGCAGAACGACGATTACATAAATCAAGTGATAATTTAAGTCGGGTGAAGGATATTATTCATGAATTAGAGCTTCAATTGAATCCTTTAAGAAAACAAAGGGAGACCGCACTTCTATATACAAGTAAGAAAGAAGAATTAAAAGAGTTAGAAGTATCTCTGTACACGCATCAAATTGAAGATTATCAGTCTGGATGGGAAGCACTTGAGAAACAATTAGAAAAAATTGACATAACAATTTCTAATTTAATTAAGCAAAATGATGTATTAGATCATGAAATTAATCAAGCAAAAACAACACAGAACAAATTAATAGATGGTATCGATCAAAATTCGGATACCTATCAAGAGCTTACTTCACAAGTAGAAAAGTTAAAAGCTCAACAACAAATGATTGAAAAAGATATTGAATATACAAAAACTGAACAACAAGACAAAGCAAATATTTATGAAGAACAAGTGTCCGAAAGATTAAGACTCAATCAAGATATAACCGATAATTCAACACAATTAAAAACATTTCAATTGAATTTAAAGGAATTAATTGATGAATTAAAAGAAATAAATAAAGAAATACAAATTTCTCAAGGACTCGATGCAAATCAACAAGATGAATTGAGAAATGAAATGCTAGAGTATTATCAATTGGAAGCTCGGTCTAATAATGAGATTCAACAGCAAAAAACAGTTATAGAAAGACAACGAGCTCGAAAAGAACAAACTGTTGAAGAATTAAGCAGCGTTAGTCAGAAATTTAGTAAACTTGAAGCCGAATCTAAAGAAGCTGAAGATGAGTTGAATTCATTTACTGGAAGTCAAAATGAGCAACGTTCATTGTTACAAGAATTAACTGAAAATAATGAAATCCTATTAAACCGTCGCAATGAGCTTCAACAATCACTATTTAATCAAGAGAGACAAACACAATCTATCGAAACACGGCTCAACTCCTTAAAACAAATGCATGAAAATTATACTGGATACTATGCGGGTGTTCGTGCTGTTATGCAACAAGCTAAACGGTTGAATGGAATTGAAGGTACGGTTGCTGACTTAATTAATGTAGAGGAAGCATACCAAGTAGCAATTGATACAGCACTGGGTGGTTCAATGCAACATATTGTTGTAAGTGACGATCAGGCTGCGCGTGAAGCTGTTAATTATTTAAAGCAACAACATGCAGGGCGGGCGACATTCTTACCACGTCCCAACATTAAGCCTCGTTATATTCAAAGTTTTAAACTTTTTCAAGCACAAGAAATGCAAGGGTTTATTGCAGTGGCGTCAGAATTAGTTAAATATGATGAGCAGAATGAGAATATTGTACAGAACTTATTAGGTAGCGCTATTGTTGCGGAGACTTTGCGAGATGCTCAAAATATAGCGAAAGCTTTAGGTCATGCAGTGAAGATTGTAACTCTTGACGGAGATGTTCTAATGCCAGGTGGTTCCTTAACGGGTGGGCAACAAAAACAAAGGCAACAGTCCATGCTTTCTCGTCAAAACGAGATAAAACAAGCTAATGATGCTTATGAAGAACACCGACACAATCTGCAAAAGATTGAACAGGAGTGGGAACAAGTATCTAATGATTTAGCTCAAAATGATCAACAGCTTAAAGAGCAACGTCAACAAGTTAATCAAACAGAGGGGATCTATCAACGATTATTCCAATCGAGTCAGAATGCTAAACAAGCATTCAAACAAGCCAAAAATCAAACGATTATCTTAAAAGATACTATACGTGAACTTGATGAAGATCTGTTAGAAGCTACAAGGACATTAGAACAAGCAGAAAAAAATCTTGAACAAGCAAAGACTTCGATAATAGAGGTAAATAGAATTTTAGAACAACACAATCTTGATGAAGACGCTCGAAAAAAGAAATTGTCAGAATTAGACGAAATCCGACAAGAGAAAACGACTCAAAAAGCCGTTTTGGATGTCGAAATCAAACAATTAAAACAAACTTTATCTTCATTAAACAACCAGCATACGGTCATTAATGATTGGATTGAGAATTACGAATCAAGTAAGACATTCGGGATGGCTTCTATTGAAGAATTGCACGATAATCTTGAACAAACAATAGAATCGATTGCACTTTCAGAAAAAGAAAGTAAGAAACTACAAAAACAAATTCAATCTGATCGTCTAGAACGTCAACAATTAAGTGATACTATTCAAGAAAAGGAATTGTTATTCAACAAAGTTCAAAAAGAGAGTCAACAAAAATATCAGCAACAAGCTAAATTACAAGCTCAAATTGAGAAGAATCAGGCTTTGATTGATAATCATTTGAATCATTTAAATCAAGAATATCAATTGACTTTTGAGATGGCCAAAAAAATAGCTAAACCGATTGAATCTCCTAAAGAAATTAATAAAGTGGTTAAAGAGTTACGTCAATTTATCAATAAACTTGGGCCAATTAACTTGCAAGCTATAGAAGATTTTGATGAGTTAAATGAACGTTTCGAGCTGTTAGTTGAGCAAGAAGAAGATTTATTGACAGCGATGGGGCAATTGAAAGATACAATGGATGAGATGGATGTTGAAGTAACTCGTCGTTTTAGTGCAACGTTCAAGTTGATTAATGAAAAATTCCAAAAAACCTTTGGACGACTATTCGGTGGTGGAGAGGCGTCACTCGAGTTGACTAATCCCAAGGATGTGTTAACAACTGGGGTTGATATTATTGCTCAACCACCTGGAAAGAAAAAGCAAAATTTAGCTTTATTATCAGGAGGAGAGCGAGCTTTAACTGCCATTGCATTGTTGTTTGCAATTTTAGAAGTGAAGCCGGTTCCGTTTGTTATATTAGATGAGGTTGAGGCCGCATTGGATGATGCGAACGTATACCGTTATGGTGAGTATATAAAGGCGTTTAGAGAACAAACTCAATTCATTGTCATTACTCATAGAAAAGGGACAATGGAAAGTGCTGATCGCTTGTATGGAGTAACAATGGAACGATCTGGGATTTCAAAACTAGCCTCAGTTAAATTAAGTGAAGCTGATGAAGCTTTATCAGAATAA
- the rnc gene encoding ribonuclease III, which produces MSLLIKHLEAILNIEIKDESLFKRAFMHKSYVNEQKHKLLESNERLEFLGDAVLEIITSDYLYKFYPNEPEGSLSRTRAQLVREPSLALLARKNQFHKFIQLGKGESSSGGNNRDSILADCFEAFLGATYLEQGIEVVTEFLNNQLLKNHQQLLKQLNLDYKTLFQEKAQTHGSVLIEYRLISKQGPDHNQIFEMGLFVDEKLMSRGKGNSKKQAEIQAAKIAYQHLIGEVK; this is translated from the coding sequence ATGAGTTTATTAATTAAGCATTTAGAGGCAATATTAAATATAGAGATAAAAGATGAATCACTTTTTAAACGTGCCTTTATGCATAAATCATACGTGAATGAACAAAAACATAAATTATTAGAATCAAATGAGCGATTAGAGTTTCTAGGAGATGCAGTGTTAGAAATTATTACCAGTGATTATTTATATAAGTTTTATCCCAATGAGCCTGAGGGCAGTCTGTCTCGCACACGGGCACAATTAGTTCGTGAGCCTAGTTTAGCTTTATTAGCTCGAAAGAATCAGTTTCACAAATTTATTCAATTAGGAAAAGGTGAATCATCAAGTGGTGGGAATAATCGCGATTCTATCTTAGCAGATTGTTTTGAAGCATTTTTAGGAGCAACTTACTTAGAACAAGGCATTGAAGTTGTTACTGAGTTCTTGAATAACCAACTTTTGAAGAATCATCAACAGCTACTAAAACAATTAAACTTAGATTACAAAACCCTGTTTCAAGAAAAAGCTCAGACTCATGGTTCTGTATTAATTGAATATCGTTTAATATCAAAACAAGGCCCTGATCATAATCAGATTTTTGAGATGGGGTTATTTGTAGATGAAAAGTTAATGAGTCGTGGCAAGGGGAACAGTAAGAAACAAGCTGAAATACAAGCAGCTAAAATAGCTTACCAACACTTAATTGGAGAGGTTAAATAA
- a CDS encoding oligopeptide ABC transporter substrate-binding protein: MKKTLKKTFAFATTALTLSTVLAAPAANLVHAQEEGEGDVLDFSPVAENEGEPIEGGTLRYALVSDTTFAGVLNNMLYQGQPDSAIIGFINPGVYGYDENFAIDDSGFANVEFDQENKQVTISIPEDATWHDGEAITIDDVIFPYYVIGNPEYTGIRYGTDFQNVVGMEEYHNGDAEEISGLERVDDYTLTVTYHNFNNSLLQAGGGISSYIEPEHLLGEVAVAELEDSEYVRTNPVGFGPFQVESITPGESVTFSAFDDYYDGRPNIDEVVLEVVNPTTIVSELKAGNYDIASLPSDQYDTYSDATNFQSVGFLENAYTYIGFKHGTWDAEAGEVVTDSERVTTNKALRQAMGYAIDNDAIANEFYYGLRQNANTLITPNFAEYHNADQEGYTYNPEQAAQILADAGFVDNDGDGFVEDPNGEAFTLGFASMSGGETAEPIAQYYMQAWGEVGIDVQLVDGQLMEFNSFYERLEADDPAIDVYQGAWGTGGDPNPTGLYGRTAAFNYTRWATEENDELLAAIESDDSFDEEFRQKAFYDWQAYAMEEAPVIPTLFRYTLTAVNNRVSKWETSIGSDLKWSDIYLLADEPIAE, translated from the coding sequence ATGAAAAAGACATTAAAGAAAACATTTGCTTTTGCAACAACGGCACTAACACTATCGACGGTATTAGCAGCACCAGCTGCTAACCTGGTCCACGCACAAGAAGAAGGTGAAGGTGACGTACTCGATTTCTCACCTGTTGCTGAAAACGAAGGTGAACCAATTGAAGGTGGAACATTACGTTACGCCTTAGTATCTGATACAACATTCGCTGGGGTATTAAACAACATGTTATATCAAGGACAACCAGATTCTGCAATTATTGGATTTATTAACCCTGGTGTATACGGATACGATGAAAACTTTGCTATTGATGACTCTGGATTCGCTAACGTTGAGTTTGACCAAGAAAACAAACAAGTAACAATTTCTATTCCAGAAGACGCTACTTGGCATGATGGTGAAGCAATTACAATTGATGATGTTATCTTCCCTTACTACGTAATTGGAAACCCAGAATATACGGGTATCCGTTATGGAACTGACTTCCAAAATGTTGTAGGTATGGAAGAATACCACAATGGTGATGCTGAAGAAATTTCAGGATTAGAGCGTGTGGACGACTATACATTAACCGTTACGTATCACAACTTTAATAACTCATTATTACAAGCTGGTGGAGGGATTTCAAGCTACATCGAGCCTGAGCATTTATTAGGTGAGGTTGCTGTAGCTGAGTTAGAAGATAGTGAATATGTTCGTACGAACCCAGTTGGATTTGGACCTTTCCAAGTTGAATCTATCACTCCTGGTGAGTCGGTAACATTCTCGGCTTTCGATGACTATTATGATGGACGTCCTAATATTGACGAAGTTGTTTTAGAAGTTGTAAATCCAACAACGATCGTATCTGAATTAAAAGCTGGAAACTATGATATTGCGTCATTACCGTCAGACCAATATGATACATATTCAGATGCAACTAACTTCCAAAGTGTAGGATTCTTAGAGAATGCTTATACTTATATCGGATTTAAACACGGAACTTGGGATGCTGAAGCAGGGGAAGTAGTAACTGATTCAGAACGTGTAACAACGAATAAAGCATTACGTCAAGCAATGGGATATGCAATCGATAATGATGCTATTGCTAATGAGTTTTACTATGGATTACGTCAAAATGCAAATACCTTAATTACACCAAACTTTGCAGAGTATCACAATGCTGATCAAGAAGGATATACTTACAATCCAGAACAAGCTGCACAAATTTTAGCAGATGCTGGTTTCGTGGATAACGATGGAGACGGATTTGTTGAAGATCCAAATGGTGAAGCATTTACATTAGGATTTGCATCAATGTCAGGTGGAGAAACAGCTGAGCCAATCGCACAATACTACATGCAAGCATGGGGTGAGGTGGGAATAGACGTTCAATTAGTTGATGGACAATTAATGGAATTTAACTCATTCTACGAGCGTCTTGAAGCAGATGATCCAGCGATCGATGTATACCAAGGAGCTTGGGGTACTGGTGGAGATCCAAACCCAACTGGTTTATATGGTCGTACAGCTGCATTCAACTATACTCGTTGGGCAACTGAAGAAAACGATGAGTTATTAGCTGCAATTGAATCGGATGATTCATTTGATGAAGAATTCCGTCAAAAAGCATTCTATGACTGGCAAGCATATGCAATGGAAGAAGCACCAGTAATTCCTACATTATTCCGTTATACACTGACAGCAGTGAATAACCGTGTAAGTAAATGGGAAACTTCAATCGGATCAGATTTAAAATGGTCAGATATCTACTTATTAGCTGATGAGCCAATTGCTGAATAA
- a CDS encoding oligopeptide ABC transporter substrate-binding protein: MRKSLKKYVSLTTLAMTFASTLVGSTTQLVSAQEEEANGVLEFETLVENEGEAIEGGTLRYALVSDSTFAGVLNIMLYTGQPDGEIIDFFNPGLYGYDENFTIDNSGFADIEMDPENSQVTITIPEGATWHDGEAITIDDVIFPYYVIGNPDYTGIRYGTDFQNVAGMEEYHNGEAEEISGLERVNDYTLTVTYNTFNNSMLQAGGGVSNYIEPEHLLGEVPVAELEDSEYVRTNPVGFGPFKVESITPGEAVTLTAFDEFYDGRPNIDEVVVEVVNPSTIVSELKAGNYDIASLPADQYETYAEATNFTPVGFLENAITYIGFKQGTWDAENSEVVPDPERVTSNKALRQAMGYAIDNNAIASEFYYGLRQNANSHITPNFTEYYDSEQEGYTFDPERAQKLLADAGFVDNDGDGFVEDPNGEPFTLGFASMSGGETAEPIAQYYIQSWQQVGINVELVDGQLMEFNSFYERLEADDPAIDVFQAAFGVGGDPNPSGLYGRNASFNYTRWATEEHDELLAAIESEESFDEEFRQQAFYDWQAYMIEEVPTIPTLFRYTLTAVNNRVSQWDTEIGSDLKWSDIYLLSEEPIGE, encoded by the coding sequence ATGAGAAAATCGTTAAAAAAATATGTTTCATTAACTACTTTAGCTATGACATTCGCGTCAACGCTCGTAGGATCAACTACTCAGCTTGTGTCAGCTCAAGAAGAGGAAGCGAACGGCGTATTAGAGTTTGAAACATTGGTAGAAAATGAAGGAGAAGCTATTGAAGGAGGTACTTTACGTTACGCATTAGTATCTGATAGTACTTTTGCTGGAGTTCTTAATATTATGTTATATACTGGCCAACCAGATGGTGAAATTATCGATTTCTTTAATCCTGGTCTTTATGGCTATGATGAAAACTTCACAATTGATAACTCAGGATTTGCTGATATTGAAATGGATCCAGAGAATAGCCAAGTTACAATTACAATTCCAGAAGGTGCTACATGGCATGATGGTGAAGCAATTACAATTGATGATGTAATTTTCCCTTACTATGTTATCGGTAATCCTGATTACACTGGTATTCGTTATGGAACTGATTTCCAAAACGTAGCTGGTATGGAAGAGTACCACAATGGAGAGGCTGAAGAAATTTCAGGTTTAGAACGTGTTAATGATTACACATTAACAGTGACATATAATACATTCAATAACTCAATGCTTCAAGCAGGTGGTGGCGTTTCTAACTATATCGAACCTGAACATTTATTAGGTGAAGTACCAGTTGCTGAATTAGAGGACAGTGAATATGTTCGAACAAATCCAGTTGGCTTTGGTCCATTTAAAGTTGAATCTATTACTCCTGGAGAAGCTGTTACTCTAACAGCCTTTGATGAGTTCTATGATGGTCGCCCAAATATTGATGAAGTTGTCGTAGAAGTAGTTAATCCATCTACAATTGTTTCTGAATTAAAGGCTGGTAACTATGATATTGCATCACTTCCTGCTGATCAATATGAGACATATGCAGAAGCTACTAACTTTACACCAGTTGGTTTCTTAGAAAATGCCATTACTTATATTGGCTTTAAACAAGGAACATGGGATGCTGAAAATAGTGAAGTCGTTCCAGATCCAGAACGTGTGACATCTAATAAAGCGTTACGTCAAGCAATGGGATATGCGATTGATAACAATGCGATTGCATCAGAGTTCTATTATGGACTGCGCCAAAATGCTAACTCACATATTACACCAAACTTTACTGAGTATTATGATTCTGAACAAGAAGGATATACATTCGATCCAGAACGTGCTCAAAAACTTTTAGCAGATGCAGGATTTGTAGATAATGATGGTGATGGTTTTGTTGAAGATCCAAATGGTGAACCATTCACATTAGGTTTCGCATCAATGTCTGGTGGTGAAACAGCAGAACCTATAGCTCAATATTATATTCAATCTTGGCAACAAGTTGGAATTAATGTAGAACTAGTCGATGGTCAATTAATGGAATTTAACTCATTCTATGAACGTCTTGAAGCTGATGATCCTGCGATTGATGTATTCCAAGCAGCATTTGGTGTTGGTGGAGACCCTAACCCAAGTGGTTTATATGGACGCAATGCATCATTTAACTATACGCGTTGGGCAACAGAAGAGCATGATGAATTGTTAGCTGCAATTGAGTCTGAAGAATCATTTGATGAAGAATTCCGTCAACAAGCATTCTATGACTGGCAAGCATACATGATTGAAGAAGTGCCAACAATTCCAACATTATTCCGCTATACACTAACAGCAGTGAATAACCGTGTTAGTCAATGGGATACAGAAATTGGATCAGATCTAAAATGGTCAGATATTTACTTATTGTCTGAAGAACCAATCGGAGAATAA